The following proteins are co-located in the Paenibacillus sp. FSL H8-0079 genome:
- a CDS encoding response regulator yields the protein MRVIIVDDEYYALRNLKSKLEKITGVEVVAMYEDPAIALDEMSRIQPDLAFLDIEMPEIDGIALLGMMFKKRPDMDFVFTSAHHAYVTDTLETKALDFLVKPVKFEQLYVTVEKIKKIRSKSTMGHQVEIKCFGDFAVSINGKVIDDNWRTKKTEELFAYLLCMNGKSVPRERIINDLWPDLVMDKGYANLYTTQYNLKKRFDAFGIHHLLKSRLGNISLNLEDMKVDLLEFDYFNERYNEDKSKMESLEQLVEVYKGMLFENRPYSWTLSIQQPYEIKFDNALNILIQFYRERGDETKAEYYEMKKML from the coding sequence ATGAGAGTTATTATTGTAGACGACGAATATTATGCGCTGCGGAACTTGAAAAGCAAGTTGGAGAAAATTACGGGTGTCGAAGTTGTTGCCATGTATGAAGATCCTGCAATAGCTTTGGATGAAATGAGCAGAATACAGCCTGACCTCGCTTTTCTGGATATCGAAATGCCAGAGATCGATGGCATAGCCTTGCTCGGGATGATGTTCAAAAAAAGACCGGATATGGATTTTGTTTTTACATCGGCTCACCATGCCTATGTGACAGACACGCTTGAAACAAAGGCATTGGATTTCCTCGTTAAGCCGGTGAAATTCGAACAGCTTTATGTCACAGTGGAAAAAATAAAGAAGATTAGAAGTAAAAGCACTATGGGGCACCAAGTCGAGATAAAGTGTTTTGGTGATTTTGCCGTATCTATAAACGGGAAAGTGATAGACGACAATTGGAGAACCAAAAAAACAGAAGAGCTCTTCGCCTATTTGTTATGCATGAACGGCAAGTCCGTGCCTAGAGAACGAATCATTAATGACTTATGGCCGGATTTGGTAATGGATAAAGGTTATGCGAACTTATATACGACACAATATAACTTAAAGAAGCGATTCGACGCGTTTGGAATCCATCATTTGCTCAAGAGCAGACTCGGAAATATTAGTCTCAACCTCGAAGACATGAAAGTCGATTTGTTGGAGTTCGATTACTTCAATGAACGTTATAATGAAGATAAGAGTAAAATGGAAAGCCTCGAGCAGCTTGTGGAAGTGTACAAAGGCATGTTATTTGAAAATAGGCCTTATTCATGGACGTTAAGTATACAGCAACCTTATGAGATAAAGTTTGACAATGCACTGAATATTCTGATTCAGTTTTATAGGGAGCGCGGCGATGAGACAAAAGCCGAGTACTATGAGATGAAAAAAATGCTTTAA
- a CDS encoding glycosyl hydrolase 53 family protein, translated as MLAFVLLFTSIMLPAGQHASAAPSFAKGADISWVPGMEAQGYKWKDKNGVQRDIIDILKKDYQINSVRIRVFVNPSNDYGNGYMNKERAATLAQRAKNAGMSVMLTLHYSDSWADPGQQTKPAAWKNYTFQQLMDAVWNHTRDVMTAMQSKGVTPDWVQIGNETSNGMLWEDGKASTNMKNYAWLVNTGHNAVKSLSSGTKTIVHLAGGDDNALYVWNIGGLINNGANFDMIAMSLYPSASGWNTAVTNTVNNAKDLINRYGKEIIISEIGMDNNQAAAGKSFVAAMKNQIRNLPNGKGKGVFYWEPQATPGYNSGYGKGAWQSNMMPTVVMEGFID; from the coding sequence ATGTTGGCTTTTGTTTTGTTATTCACCTCCATCATGTTGCCCGCAGGTCAGCATGCCAGCGCAGCACCAAGTTTCGCCAAAGGAGCCGACATCAGCTGGGTTCCCGGAATGGAAGCCCAAGGTTACAAATGGAAAGATAAAAACGGGGTACAGCGTGACATCATTGATATTTTGAAAAAGGACTATCAAATTAACTCCGTTCGCATTCGGGTCTTTGTTAATCCTTCGAATGATTATGGGAACGGTTACATGAATAAGGAACGTGCGGCTACACTCGCACAACGTGCTAAAAATGCCGGCATGAGCGTAATGCTTACCCTGCATTACAGCGATTCTTGGGCAGACCCTGGTCAACAGACCAAACCAGCTGCCTGGAAAAACTATACCTTCCAACAGCTCATGGATGCGGTGTGGAATCACACACGTGATGTCATGACTGCGATGCAAAGCAAAGGCGTTACCCCGGACTGGGTACAGATCGGGAATGAAACAAGCAACGGCATGTTATGGGAAGATGGTAAAGCGTCCACCAACATGAAAAACTATGCGTGGCTGGTGAACACAGGCCATAATGCAGTGAAATCCCTGAGCAGCGGCACCAAAACCATTGTGCATCTGGCAGGTGGGGATGATAACGCCCTCTATGTATGGAATATTGGTGGTTTGATCAATAACGGAGCTAACTTTGACATGATTGCCATGTCCCTCTACCCTTCGGCTTCCGGCTGGAATACGGCTGTAACGAATACGGTAAACAACGCCAAGGATCTAATCAACCGGTACGGAAAAGAGATCATTATCTCCGAAATCGGCATGGACAATAATCAGGCTGCGGCTGGTAAAAGTTTTGTCGCGGCGATGAAAAACCAAATCCGTAATCTGCCAAATGGCAAAGGAAAAGGCGTATTCTACTGGGAGCCTCAGGCTACACCAGGTTATAACAGTGGCTACGGCAAAGGCGCTTGGCAATCGAATATGATGCCAACGGTTGTCATGGAAGGATTTATTGACTAG
- the ppk1 gene encoding polyphosphate kinase 1, with translation MHRDVKTGNYVNRDLSWVEFNRRVLQEAQDPTTPLLERMRFLGIVASNLDEFVSVRVAETKEKIKAGFTQKDFTGYTPSGLYRRLIKRTGTMVAEQYKTYHELIRLLAKKGVNIQDYTDLNVTQQRAMDQYFHEIIFPVLTPMAIDQSRPFPLVHNKSVYLSVMLQKEEELGGEPFMAIVQVPSNLPRVVQAPIRANSKKKTFILIEDLIKHHIHTLFSGYVSLAVQEFRVTRNADLFINEEETGDLLEAIEKELRRRRRGAPVRLEVCKNFRADALLELQDEFDIQDPVYEIDGPLDLSFLAGFVDSLEGFSHLKYSPVKPVYPLEFLPRESHFELLRRRDVLVHHPYESFEPVTDFILEASEDPRVLAIKMTLYRVNGDSRLIPALALAAESGKQVTVVVELKARFDEERNIAWARKLEKAGCHVVYGLVGLKTHAKIILVVRREQQGLRRYVHVGTGNYNESTAKVYTDVGLFTSNPIIGEDASELFNEITGYSGPKALQAFHVAPDGMKDELFSLIRRETEHALKGKPARIIAKINSLSHQDMIDELYEASQAGVQIDLIVRGVCCLRPGVEGLSENIRVISIVDRFLEHSRLFYFENSGNPDVFISSADWMTRNLNRRIELMCPVFDPELKKMLVDILNLSLMDNVKARQLMPGGNYVFVENEKPPLRSQTEAMGIIPWKPAEWSALT, from the coding sequence ATGCATAGAGATGTCAAAACAGGCAACTACGTTAATCGTGATTTGAGTTGGGTTGAATTTAATCGGCGCGTATTGCAGGAGGCTCAGGATCCAACGACACCGTTGCTGGAACGCATGAGGTTTCTCGGCATTGTCGCCAGTAACCTGGACGAGTTCGTCAGTGTAAGGGTCGCGGAGACAAAAGAAAAGATCAAAGCCGGATTCACGCAAAAGGATTTTACAGGGTATACGCCTTCGGGATTATACCGCAGATTGATCAAACGAACCGGGACCATGGTCGCCGAACAGTATAAAACGTATCATGAACTCATTCGTTTACTCGCCAAGAAAGGCGTGAACATTCAGGATTATACAGATCTTAATGTGACACAGCAACGTGCAATGGACCAGTACTTCCATGAGATTATTTTTCCGGTACTCACACCGATGGCGATTGATCAGAGTCGTCCATTCCCACTGGTGCACAACAAGTCTGTCTATCTGTCCGTGATGCTGCAGAAGGAAGAGGAGCTAGGGGGCGAGCCATTTATGGCTATTGTTCAGGTACCTTCCAATTTGCCGCGGGTGGTTCAGGCCCCAATCCGGGCGAATAGCAAAAAGAAAACATTCATACTGATTGAAGACCTCATCAAACATCATATTCACACTCTGTTCAGCGGATATGTTTCGCTGGCTGTACAGGAATTCCGGGTGACCCGCAATGCGGATCTGTTCATTAATGAAGAAGAAACCGGAGATTTGCTGGAGGCCATTGAAAAGGAATTGCGGCGCAGACGCCGAGGAGCACCTGTACGACTGGAGGTATGCAAGAATTTTCGTGCGGATGCTTTATTGGAATTGCAGGATGAATTCGATATTCAGGACCCGGTATACGAAATTGATGGACCACTCGATCTGAGTTTTCTGGCTGGATTCGTAGATAGTCTGGAGGGCTTCTCACATCTGAAATACAGTCCGGTGAAACCCGTCTATCCACTGGAGTTCCTGCCCAGAGAAAGTCATTTCGAGCTGCTGCGCAGACGGGATGTATTGGTGCATCATCCGTATGAATCGTTTGAGCCGGTTACGGACTTTATATTGGAGGCTTCGGAAGATCCAAGAGTTCTGGCCATCAAGATGACCCTATATCGGGTCAATGGCGATTCACGCCTTATTCCGGCACTTGCGCTTGCTGCTGAGAGTGGTAAGCAGGTCACGGTTGTCGTGGAATTGAAGGCCCGGTTCGATGAAGAGCGCAACATTGCTTGGGCCCGTAAGCTGGAGAAGGCCGGTTGTCACGTCGTTTATGGACTGGTTGGACTGAAAACCCATGCTAAAATCATTCTTGTCGTACGCAGGGAACAGCAGGGTTTGAGACGTTATGTTCACGTAGGAACCGGTAACTATAATGAGAGTACAGCCAAAGTGTATACGGACGTGGGACTGTTCACCTCCAATCCGATTATTGGAGAAGATGCATCCGAATTGTTCAATGAGATTACCGGTTATTCCGGTCCGAAGGCATTACAGGCGTTCCACGTTGCTCCGGATGGTATGAAGGACGAACTGTTTTCACTGATTCGTAGAGAAACGGAGCATGCGCTGAAAGGCAAACCTGCCAGAATCATCGCCAAGATCAACTCCTTATCCCATCAGGACATGATTGATGAATTGTATGAGGCTTCTCAAGCCGGAGTACAGATCGATCTGATCGTGCGCGGCGTATGCTGCCTGCGTCCGGGGGTAGAGGGGCTCAGTGAAAATATTCGGGTCATTAGCATTGTGGACCGCTTCCTGGAGCATTCACGGTTGTTTTATTTTGAAAATAGCGGTAACCCTGATGTATTCATCTCCAGTGCAGACTGGATGACACGTAACCTGAATCGAAGAATTGAGCTGATGTGTCCTGTATTCGATCCAGAGCTGAAAAAGATGCTGGTGGATATCCTTAATCTATCCCTTATGGATAATGTCAAAGCGAGACAACTTATGCCTGGTGGCAATTATGTATTTGTAGAAAATGAAAAGCCCCCGCTGAGAAGTCAGACGGAGGCCATGGGAATTATCCCTTGGAAGCCTGCTGAATGGAGTGCGTTAACGTAA
- a CDS encoding Ppx/GppA phosphatase family protein — protein sequence MTHNETLGIIDIGSNSIRLVIYELDQNEAYRIIHEDKYAARLSSVVEQDGTILRHSLDKAITILRQFKATCDAYQTKLIRAAATAAIRNASNVLQIIEWLETETGLTIECVSGDREAYYGFLGVTQSIDLADGYVVDIGGGSTEITVFRDRKRLHSISLPIGAVNSHARYGGEDQWSEANANALCNEVIQALRGQDWIAEHPGLPLIGLGGTMRTLAKVEQKRTQYSLPVTHHYEIGEEAMENIARSLPHLTSAQRKKVPGLAKDRADIIVPGVLILRTVFRLIQGDRYVVSGAGLRDGLLRDYMAGGQPVIPDALKDSIRNFIHFGPPIPEKRLQRIHQDAVTLYTALQGSAPDQADARILYASSMLHMAGKQINYFRYTQHSAYWIMNASIYGLSHRETILSASAADYHPKKRTPQLLNKHRDILKSSDERHAHRIGSLLRVAEAINRSESIATIEATKENDSLQVQFTCTAEPLLELDGLEEAVKDLQEAWGVTLTHSIQQASKG from the coding sequence ATGACACATAATGAAACTTTAGGAATTATTGATATCGGCTCGAACTCCATTCGGCTTGTAATATACGAACTGGATCAGAACGAAGCCTATCGCATCATTCATGAAGACAAATACGCCGCTCGTCTGAGCAGCGTTGTTGAGCAGGATGGTACCATCCTGCGCCATTCACTGGATAAAGCGATCACTATCTTGCGTCAATTCAAAGCGACCTGTGATGCGTATCAGACCAAGCTGATTCGCGCAGCAGCTACGGCAGCTATTCGTAATGCAAGCAATGTCCTGCAGATTATCGAATGGCTGGAGACAGAGACGGGGCTTACCATTGAATGCGTATCGGGTGATCGGGAGGCCTATTATGGTTTCCTTGGTGTCACTCAATCCATTGATCTGGCCGACGGTTACGTCGTGGATATTGGAGGCGGCAGCACGGAAATCACGGTCTTTCGGGATCGGAAAAGGTTACATAGCATCTCCCTCCCCATTGGTGCAGTAAATTCACATGCCCGTTACGGGGGTGAAGATCAGTGGAGCGAAGCGAATGCGAATGCACTGTGCAACGAAGTCATTCAAGCTCTACGTGGACAGGATTGGATTGCTGAGCACCCCGGTCTGCCACTTATCGGACTTGGAGGCACAATGCGTACACTCGCCAAAGTGGAACAGAAGCGCACCCAGTATTCGCTGCCTGTCACTCATCATTATGAGATCGGTGAGGAAGCGATGGAGAACATCGCACGTTCATTGCCACACCTCACCTCGGCACAGCGCAAAAAGGTGCCTGGGCTCGCCAAAGATCGTGCAGATATCATCGTGCCTGGCGTATTGATCCTGCGAACTGTTTTCAGATTAATACAGGGCGATCGGTATGTGGTTAGTGGTGCGGGGTTACGAGACGGGTTGTTGCGAGATTACATGGCTGGAGGTCAGCCGGTCATTCCAGACGCGCTGAAGGACAGTATCCGTAACTTTATCCATTTTGGTCCGCCTATTCCAGAGAAACGTCTGCAACGGATTCATCAGGATGCGGTTACCCTGTATACAGCACTACAAGGGTCTGCTCCTGATCAAGCAGATGCCCGAATCCTGTATGCGTCCTCCATGCTGCATATGGCTGGTAAGCAGATTAACTATTTCCGTTATACGCAGCACTCGGCCTATTGGATCATGAATGCGAGCATCTATGGACTTTCTCATCGGGAGACCATTCTCAGTGCCAGTGCGGCCGATTATCATCCTAAAAAAAGAACGCCCCAGCTGCTGAATAAGCACCGGGACATTCTGAAAAGCTCGGATGAGCGGCATGCTCATCGTATAGGCTCTCTGCTGCGTGTAGCCGAAGCCATCAATCGATCCGAGAGCATCGCTACGATCGAAGCAACAAAAGAAAACGACTCGCTGCAGGTGCAATTCACCTGTACAGCCGAGCCGTTACTGGAACTTGATGGCCTGGAAGAGGCCGTCAAGGACTTACAGGAAGCCTGGGGAGTTACGTTAACGCACTCCATTCAGCAGGCTTCCAAGGGATAA
- a CDS encoding iron-sulfur cluster assembly accessory protein: MINISETAADRLKEMLAQQETPGMFLRLGVAPGGCTGFSYAMGFDDKESDEDLYMDIQSMKVVVEKENLKYLDGLEIDFEESGMTGGFTIHNPNAVATCGCGSSFRTKEEAGVPDKDC, translated from the coding sequence ATGATTAACATCAGCGAAACGGCTGCTGACAGATTGAAAGAGATGCTTGCACAGCAAGAGACACCTGGTATGTTCCTGCGTCTTGGCGTAGCACCGGGCGGTTGTACCGGATTTTCGTACGCCATGGGCTTTGACGATAAAGAGTCCGATGAGGACCTGTATATGGATATTCAGAGTATGAAGGTTGTAGTCGAGAAAGAAAACCTGAAATACCTGGATGGTCTCGAAATTGATTTTGAAGAGTCCGGTATGACGGGTGGGTTCACCATCCATAATCCGAACGCGGTAGCGACTTGTGGCTGTGGATCTTCTTTCCGTACGAAGGAAGAAGCGGGCGTACCAGATAAAGATTGTTAA
- a CDS encoding histidine kinase produces MRSESIIFRMKVITIFLAISLCTGFVFVVYFQDVNKSKDDIRMEVLRDKSGNMTLSDVKVSDQFAALPGNYSKVGYSPVRLWFKIKINQYDADELNYLTINNPLFEDVTLYLPTSNDYITKHFGYAYKSHSDEIDYVYPAIKIPLHFDPNQYIYMTSQSLYGQNFIVQIVNDELFRKTSMINVWASGILFGVLLALFFYNLIMGLSIKNKTFLKSCFYVFTTLLWNIATAGLINITGFKYVYLLAEYSTGFGILMSLSIAIFIRAIFQTETKFPMIDSCLKVLIICFPITLLIFFFISKELGGLGAIASAMMFVLYFIIMIRGIRRKNLRSPQLIAAWLLCFVSVVLFYMMSFGAIPQSYIMVYYIFFLSSVSAIAFSLSLAEIINSLDEEKKYNQTLFENSEIQSRQFELAFIRAQMDPHFIHNTLNVIEGVIVENQEKAGSLVNDLSHYLRNIFDYSNSERYISIDEELDAIKFYVRIEQARFPGKIGIHYNIDSDIQLKVPRFVIQPLVENAIRHGIRKRNIAGTVKIRIKKLEQSYFISVEDDGVGIEDADQHNLLEYSKGKGIGLASINARLKAEYGTQLQIVSEKGKGTAVHFHIPIKEQP; encoded by the coding sequence ATGAGATCAGAATCCATTATATTTAGAATGAAAGTAATAACTATTTTTTTAGCGATATCACTTTGTACCGGATTCGTTTTCGTCGTTTACTTTCAGGATGTGAACAAATCTAAAGATGATATCCGTATGGAAGTTCTACGGGACAAATCAGGAAACATGACCTTGTCCGATGTTAAAGTCAGCGATCAATTCGCAGCTTTACCTGGAAACTATTCCAAAGTTGGCTATTCTCCGGTTCGCTTATGGTTCAAAATAAAAATAAACCAATATGACGCGGATGAATTGAATTACCTCACAATAAACAACCCTCTGTTTGAAGATGTAACGTTGTACCTCCCGACAAGTAACGATTACATAACAAAGCATTTCGGGTACGCATATAAGAGCCATTCGGATGAGATCGATTATGTCTACCCAGCAATCAAAATTCCGCTTCATTTTGATCCTAATCAGTACATATACATGACAAGCCAGTCGTTATACGGACAGAACTTTATTGTACAAATTGTAAATGATGAACTTTTTAGAAAGACAAGTATGATAAACGTCTGGGCGAGTGGCATCTTATTCGGCGTTTTGCTGGCATTGTTTTTTTATAATCTAATCATGGGATTATCCATAAAAAACAAAACGTTTTTAAAATCCTGTTTCTATGTATTCACTACTTTGTTGTGGAACATAGCGACAGCCGGACTTATAAATATCACGGGCTTCAAATACGTTTACCTGCTTGCGGAATATTCCACAGGGTTCGGTATTCTCATGTCGCTTTCCATAGCAATTTTCATTAGAGCGATTTTTCAGACTGAAACCAAGTTTCCCATGATCGATTCTTGTTTGAAGGTGCTCATCATTTGCTTCCCCATTACTCTATTGATCTTTTTTTTCATCAGTAAAGAGTTGGGGGGACTGGGTGCAATCGCATCTGCTATGATGTTTGTATTGTACTTTATAATTATGATTAGAGGAATCAGACGCAAAAACTTGCGTTCACCACAACTCATAGCTGCATGGCTCCTGTGCTTTGTGTCGGTAGTTCTGTTTTATATGATGTCTTTCGGAGCAATACCTCAAAGTTACATTATGGTATATTACATATTTTTTCTTTCTAGTGTGTCGGCTATTGCTTTTTCCTTATCTCTCGCAGAAATCATCAATAGTCTAGATGAAGAGAAGAAATACAATCAAACATTGTTTGAAAATTCCGAAATACAATCCAGGCAGTTTGAGCTTGCTTTTATACGAGCGCAGATGGACCCACATTTTATTCACAATACGTTGAACGTGATCGAAGGAGTTATTGTTGAAAACCAAGAAAAAGCGGGAAGCTTGGTCAACGATTTATCCCATTATCTCAGGAATATATTCGATTACAGCAATTCGGAGAGATATATTTCTATCGATGAGGAGCTGGATGCAATCAAGTTTTATGTTCGCATTGAGCAAGCCAGGTTCCCAGGAAAAATAGGTATCCACTATAACATTGATTCAGACATTCAGTTGAAGGTACCGCGCTTCGTTATTCAACCCTTGGTAGAGAATGCGATAAGACATGGGATACGTAAAAGGAACATTGCAGGAACAGTCAAGATCAGGATTAAAAAGCTTGAACAGAGCTACTTCATATCGGTAGAAGACGACGGTGTCGGCATTGAAGACGCGGACCAACATAACCTGCTTGAATACTCGAAAGGCAAGGGTATTGGGCTTGCCAGTATAAACGCGAGGCTTAAGGCCGAGTATGGAACACAGCTTCAAATCGTCAGCGAGAAGGGTAAAGGAACTGCGGTTCATTTTCATATACCCATTAAGGAGCAGCCATGA
- the mqnE gene encoding aminofutalosine synthase MqnE: MSTLVTPFTDKRMAEIVEKVQNGVRLSVEDGVYLYETDDLLTLGQLANEANLRKNGKKVYFIENMSLYFTNVCEARCAFCNFRKDQGEDGSYTLSGQEMIDYVEQHIHPGVREFHIVGGHNNHVPFQYYVDSLRALNEKYPDVTLKAYTAAEIDFFTRISGLSIKEVLQELQKAGLKTLTGGGAEILSDEYRKKMRVDKANVDRYLEVHRTAHNLGMRTHTTMLYGSIESYEDRVNHMAQIRELQDETNGFMVFIPLSMQPKSKNASIMRRNSAYEDLKTIAISRLMLDNIDHIKAYFINIGPQLAQVALGFGASDAHGTIVRERISHAAGALTPEGLTRKELIWLIKGAGRIPVERDTFYNEIQVYE, translated from the coding sequence ATGTCTACATTGGTAACACCGTTCACAGACAAAAGAATGGCTGAAATCGTTGAGAAAGTGCAGAACGGCGTAAGGCTGAGCGTAGAAGACGGCGTATATCTGTATGAAACAGATGATCTGCTGACTTTGGGCCAGTTGGCCAATGAGGCCAACCTGCGGAAGAATGGTAAGAAAGTGTATTTCATCGAAAACATGAGTCTTTACTTTACGAACGTATGTGAAGCCCGCTGCGCTTTTTGTAATTTCCGCAAAGACCAGGGTGAAGATGGTTCTTATACGTTGTCCGGTCAGGAAATGATTGATTATGTGGAACAGCATATTCATCCAGGCGTACGAGAGTTCCATATTGTAGGCGGACATAATAACCATGTTCCTTTTCAGTATTATGTCGATTCCCTGCGTGCTTTAAACGAGAAATATCCGGATGTTACGCTGAAAGCCTACACGGCAGCCGAGATCGATTTCTTCACTCGCATCAGCGGACTCAGTATTAAGGAAGTTCTACAGGAGCTGCAAAAAGCGGGTTTGAAAACATTGACTGGCGGCGGCGCTGAGATTTTGTCGGATGAATATCGCAAAAAAATGCGTGTGGACAAAGCGAACGTGGATCGTTATCTTGAGGTGCACCGCACAGCTCATAACCTGGGCATGCGTACACATACTACGATGTTGTATGGATCGATTGAATCCTATGAGGACCGCGTTAACCATATGGCGCAGATTCGTGAATTGCAAGACGAGACGAACGGATTCATGGTCTTTATCCCGCTTTCCATGCAGCCAAAAAGTAAAAACGCGAGCATTATGCGTCGTAACTCGGCCTATGAAGATCTCAAAACAATTGCGATCAGCCGTTTGATGCTGGATAACATTGATCATATCAAAGCCTACTTCATTAACATCGGTCCTCAGTTGGCTCAAGTCGCCCTTGGATTCGGTGCTTCGGATGCACACGGCACGATTGTTCGCGAACGGATTAGTCATGCAGCAGGTGCACTAACGCCTGAAGGCCTCACCCGTAAAGAGCTCATATGGCTAATTAAGGGTGCAGGACGCATTCCGGTAGAACGTGATACGTTCTACAATGAAATTCAAGTGTACGAATAG
- a CDS encoding NAD(P)-dependent oxidoreductase, giving the protein MNIAIIGATGKAGSVILKEAADRGHKVTAIVRNASKLEDKSLNTLEKDVFDLTAEDLKAFDVVVNAFGAPAGKENLHVEVGQALINILKDAPNTRLIVVGGAGSLFTDESKTLRVFESPGFPDAYKATATNQGQNLQDLQASSGIQWTFLSPAGFFNPEGVRTGKYQAGNDVLLVNSEGNSYISYADYAIALVDEIENPQHKNERFTVVGEAK; this is encoded by the coding sequence ATGAACATTGCAATCATTGGTGCAACAGGCAAAGCAGGAAGTGTAATTTTGAAAGAAGCGGCAGACAGAGGGCATAAAGTAACAGCGATCGTTCGTAATGCATCCAAATTGGAAGATAAAAGTCTGAATACGCTGGAGAAAGATGTATTCGATCTTACAGCTGAAGATCTTAAGGCGTTCGATGTAGTTGTAAATGCTTTTGGTGCTCCAGCGGGTAAAGAAAACCTGCATGTGGAAGTGGGACAAGCGTTAATCAACATCCTGAAGGATGCACCAAACACTCGTTTGATCGTCGTGGGTGGAGCAGGAAGCCTGTTCACAGACGAGTCCAAGACATTACGTGTCTTTGAATCCCCAGGATTCCCTGATGCTTACAAAGCGACAGCAACGAACCAAGGCCAAAACTTGCAGGATCTGCAAGCATCCTCTGGTATTCAATGGACATTCCTGAGCCCAGCTGGATTCTTCAATCCGGAAGGCGTACGCACAGGTAAATATCAAGCAGGCAATGATGTTCTTCTGGTCAACAGTGAAGGCAACAGCTACATCAGTTATGCTGACTATGCGATTGCTTTGGTTGACGAGATCGAGAACCCCCAACACAAAAATGAGCGCTTTACCGTTGTTGGCGAAGCGAAGTAA
- the rarD gene encoding EamA family transporter RarD translates to MNNGLINAIIAYIMWGVLPLYWKLFENVPAGEILSHRVVWSFVFMGILVAVQRRWGDMKRIVADRSLLLSLTASGLLIAINWLIFIWAVNNGHVVETSLGYYLNPLLNVLLAVVFLHEKPNRGQWLAIAIAGVAVLIIAIDYGRFPWVAISLAVSFGLYGLAKKKIKQDASVGLFSETAVVLPIALGYWIYLAIVGKATAWTLPAPMFFELLLAGVVTALPLLFFARAAARMSLSTLGFVQYIGPTIMLILSVFVFKETVSPVLLVGFALIWTALIVYATASIRATRLAKVS, encoded by the coding sequence ATGAACAATGGGTTAATCAACGCAATCATTGCGTATATCATGTGGGGGGTTCTCCCGCTGTATTGGAAGTTGTTTGAAAATGTACCGGCAGGCGAGATTCTGTCGCATCGGGTTGTCTGGTCGTTTGTCTTCATGGGTATTCTCGTTGCCGTCCAGCGCCGCTGGGGGGACATGAAACGGATTGTGGCTGACCGTTCGCTCTTGTTATCTCTCACAGCTAGCGGACTGTTGATCGCCATTAATTGGCTGATCTTCATCTGGGCAGTTAACAATGGTCATGTCGTTGAGACAAGTCTGGGCTATTATTTGAATCCGTTGCTGAACGTGCTACTGGCGGTTGTCTTCCTTCATGAAAAGCCAAACCGTGGCCAATGGCTCGCGATTGCCATTGCTGGTGTTGCGGTGCTTATCATCGCTATCGACTATGGGCGTTTCCCATGGGTTGCGATATCGCTGGCCGTGTCATTTGGCTTGTACGGTCTGGCAAAGAAGAAGATCAAGCAAGACGCTTCTGTGGGCTTGTTTTCGGAGACAGCTGTAGTTCTTCCCATCGCACTCGGATACTGGATCTACTTGGCCATCGTGGGAAAAGCAACAGCATGGACGTTGCCTGCGCCCATGTTCTTCGAATTACTTCTAGCCGGCGTGGTGACGGCGTTGCCGTTGCTTTTCTTTGCACGGGCAGCTGCTCGGATGTCGTTGTCCACGCTCGGCTTCGTGCAATATATCGGGCCGACGATAATGCTGATCCTGAGTGTGTTCGTGTTCAAGGAAACAGTCTCGCCAGTTCTTCTCGTTGGTTTCGCGCTGATCTGGACAGCGCTTATCGTATACGCTACCGCATCGATACGTGCTACGAGACTTGCCAAGGTAAGCTGA